The DNA window acttagaaggcaatgtgtaaagtatttgtgcaataaatcattcaataccaccatatagcaccacaaaaatacaccacacagtgtttagaaaaatatataatatttatcagtataattgtaggtcaaaaagaataaagttgcaatgtgaatttgtagagatatcactggaatgtgatataagaatgtcttaagtctttcaaaagcaaacaaagtctctttcagcacaaagtacctggttgggagtggaaaatctcctcagagggccacagaagaagagaggcgtggaaaaagggtgtgtgcgtcgatttctccccagcacacatggacttgcgtcgttatttttcacgcggggagtcgggcgtcgttttccggcgcgcggacagtctctttctgtgggtcgcggggattaccagatgtccctggtctgtgcgtggagtttcctgcttgttttccggctgcgcgtcggtttgcggggctgcgcgtcgaaattacgatctcagggcaggcgttgcgtcgatttctcctctagaggtcgggctgcgttgtccttgcgaagccgtgcgtcaaagttccggtcatcccgaaggcgtcgcgtcaatcagcgtcggtgtgcagcattcttctcgccgcggaacaagctgtgcgtcgaaattttcggcgcacggagcgtccaagtgaaaaagagaagtctttttggtcctgagacttcagggaacaggaggcaagctctatccaagcccttggagagcactttcacagccagacaagagttcagcaaggcagcaggccaacagcaaagcagcagtcctttgtagaaagcagacaggtgagtcctttgagcagccaggcagttcttcttggcaggatgtagtttctggttcaggtttcttctccagcaagtgtctcatgaggtagggcagaggccctgttttatacccaaatgtgcctttgaagtgggggagacttcaaagagtggctaagaagtgcaccaggtcccctttcagttcaatcctgtctgccagggtcccagtagggggtgtggcagtcctttgtgtgagagcaggccctccaccctcccagctcaggaagacccattcaaaatgcagatgtatgcaagtgaggctgagtaccctgtgtttggggtgtgtctgagtgaatgcacaaggagctgtcaactaagtccagccagacgtgtattgtaaggcacagaaagatttaagtgcaaagaaatgctcactttctaaaagtggcatttctagaatagtaatattaaatccaacttcaccagtcagcaggattttatattaccattctggccatgctaaatatgaccttcctactcctttgagatcagcagctaccacttcaatactgtatgtgggcagccccaatgttagcctatgaaggaagcaggcctcacagtagtgcaaaatgaatttaggagttttacactaccaggacatgtaaactacacaggtacacgtcctgcctttcacccacacagcaccctgctctaggggttacctagggcacacattagaggtgacttatatgtggagaaaggggaggtttaggtttggcaagtacttttaaatgccaaggcgaggtggcagtgaaactgcacacacaggccctgcaatggcaggcctgagacaaggaaaaggggctacttaagtgggtggcacaaccagtgctgcaggcccactagtagcatttaatctaccggccctgtgcacataaagtgctcattactagggacttataagtaaattaatagtccaatcaggtatgattcacggttaccatgtttttaggggagagagcatatgcactttagcactggttagcagtggtaaagtgcgcagagtctaaaagccagaaaaaacagtgtccaaaaagtggagggaggcaggcaaaaagttaggggtgactaccctaaggctgtcaggtctaacaatcacttTCTAATCATAATGGATAAAAAGAACAAAGTCGTACAGTTGCCAGAGTATGCAGTAAGTTAATGCTGTACTGTGTGCTGACAGTCTTATCTTCACaataagaaagaaaaagggaaatatTAAAAAAGGGACAATGAATGTTGGAAAGAAGACGAAAGGAAGATCTAACAGTTACGTGGATTGCAGTGCACACAGATCTAACAGTTAGGTGGATTGCAGTGCACACACTGAAAAATGAAGCTTGTTCTCCATCCAGAAAATGGATTGCTCTAATGCATCAATTTAGGTAAGAGTGAAAAACTCACCTCTTTAAAAACACTACCtcacaatgcattaaccgtccACAACCCGGCTTCCTTTCCTGTTATCTATTGATTTATGATTGTCTTTTATCATGTACAGATCTCtgatgccttttggctaggtttgtgctacaaaaaaaacaacatacattcctccatacatacatactgtggcaaagccaatacgggcctcattatgagtgtggcggtctaggactgccacactcatattGATGGTCGAACCATCATACTCCAGTCGGTCCGATCGTGCAAATACAATGTTGGTGGGCAGCCCCACCTAAAGACcaccgtccctgccaggatcatagatcccaacaGGGTATTGGCAGTCTGGCTTGTAACCAGACAtgatggcactgaactcagcatcacctagctgattacaaccccacttttcaccagccttttcatggtgggaacccatgaaaaggcaggcagaacAATGCTGCTGGCGGCCACAGGGGGGCaatgcagcccccccaccccccaaggaccattggaatgtgcactgtctgctttgcagagagtgcaaagtccgagggtgctggtccacctcctCTGTGCTATGGTATACCATATCACTGCTCTTACCGGACTGACCAACAtgaatgctctattacaatgttcccgccatcagcccagtggaaacactgTAATAGGGAGGGGGGCGGCACCGGTatgacagtggcatcctccccgtggCATTGGCGATCAGCTGATCAGGCCTTATGCCAGCAGCGCATCCCATTGAGCTAGCAAACCCAAGTTTGCCTCTGCTCCCCACCATCCTGAGAAGACGCCACTATGGTTGAGCTGGGTGGAGATGGAACTCAGCAGAAGCTGGCATGAGGACTCCTGGATGCTTCTACACCCATCACCAGTTGTCATATGAAAATATGAAATGACTAATTATTTTTATTGCTCCCTGTGCTTTACATAAGATATATAGGTCACAAAATTCAATTCAGCTCATTAGTCTTAGACTGTAAACATATTCTGCCAGCCTTGTATGTTGCATTTGCTGGTATTGCAATTGTCAAAGACAGAAAAGCTCTCATTGCAAATTGGCACTCATTGTAAAATGGCACTCACTACTAcactacacacttacacacaccaccgtATTTTTGCTTTCAGAAGCCCTCTTCTTAAGCTTTCTAATAAAAGGGAATAAGATGCAAGGTCTAAACAGTATGTACTGAGCAACATATTTTAGTAGGTATGAAGGATTGTGATACACCATTGATATCCACTAACCAGAAGCAGCTTCATTGGGGCTCATTCTTTTCAGCTAAAGACTGAGAGAAAAAGAGGCAACATGCAATCTGCAATGACCGGTCTGTCTTATTGGGTGATCCAATATGTGAATGACACTACAAACAAGACAACTGTCGAAGGAGGCTGCCCAAAGCTGTGTATTATATCTTTGTCATTACACAAGCTCAGGTAGATCTTTAAAGGGAACAATCAATGGTATATCATGAGATGAACTGAACATATACAATATGAACTGTTCCATAATCAGATCAAAATGGACAGCTATTGGTGGGATATCATTTCTAGCTTTGGCTCTGCAGCTGTATTTAGTTATGTAACAGCCAGAAACACTGTACAAATTATCTCTACACAGAGCTAGTGGCAGATTACTGACATTAGAGGATGTTAAACTGTTCTTTATGGTGCTAAAAAGGTGCAACTTCAACCTTACAACAGTGTATCTTGCAAACCTAATTAAGGAGATGTGAGAAGGGATGCAATTTGTGGGTAAGAATTGAAAACAAACTGGAAAGCAAATCAGGGAAAATCGTGGATTGAATGAGAGACAGGAAATACAGAAGGGTGAAAACAGGAAAATAGTACCGCAgtcctattgcattgtattgttgtCACACAAAATGTGCCCACAATACCAAGCTACATAGCCACGTCTCTCAAAGTGACCATCTCACCTGTGGATGTCTCTTTTCCTCATAGAAAGGCAAGACAAAAAAGTGTAATATTATGTTAAGGAGTGAAACTAAATACTTGAACCTAATTATCTATAAAGAACATTACCAAGTTTACATAATCATTCAGGATACTTCCAGTCCTGGTCCATGCCTTATCATTATTTAAGTTGCGAAAATCATGACTAGCTGAGTGCTGGATTACTTAAGGCTCAGGTTACTGATGGTTTGCATCTGTGGCTTTTGTCGTAATTCGGGCTCCTTTGTTATCAGTTACCACTGAGAACCTGCTGGGGAGAATATTGTGATACTATTCCTCCAGGCCAGAACCATCTTGGAATCAGAAAATAAGTCTCCAGAGCATGATCATTTTTAATGGTGTATGTGTTTGTTTAGTATGTGAATGGGTCCGTGTGTTCTACGTATGATTCACGTTCTTCTGTGATCCATAGAGAGAACCAATTCTTGTAGAGGGTGATGAGGGTGGGAAGAGACATTTTATGGGCTGTCCTCTGGCCGTCGTCTGCTGGTATTTCCCTCAATGCCTTCCGAGCCATGTAATTGGCCAGAAGTACCGAGAGGGTCAGCGAAACAAAATTATCTCTTTGGTGCAAGGAAATAGAGTGTGACTGTGAGCTCGGGAATCAGCTGGGCCACAGACAGTCTGCTACTGCTCTATACAACTCAATGATGAGACATGATGGATCTTGAGATCTGTATTCACGTTTAGATGCTAaggagatggtgtgtgtgtgtgttctgtgtgtctatgtgtgcatgtgtgtttttgtgtgcacaagtgtggtgccctggtgtttgtgtatgtgtgtgtgtgggggagttgtGGGGGCGTGCGTGTATGTGGGAATACCTGTCTAAGACCAAACAGGTAGCATTTTATTATACTCTATTACAAATAAAGAGTTTTTATCCAGACTACTGCTGGAGACCATTTTATTCCTGAGTCTGTCAAATTAAATGTGTTTTAGCCTGGTGGCAGTCTGTATACTGCATGaggcaaataattatttaattggtaAAATGGGTGGAATTCGCTAGAGGTTCTCCACTCTCCTTCTGAGCTGAAATGGACTACATTTACCTAGGAAGGATTAAATCATGCAAAAAACTGTTACAGACTAAACATCAGAACATCGTGGCCAATGAGAGTTCCCAAACAAAGGAAACAGAACAGATTATGATTTACAAATGTATATTGTGGTTGCTGTGTGAATGTCAGTTCCAGTACCCAACTTTTCTGATCCAACCGGATGCAGACACCTGGAAGCAGCAAATACCCAGGCACCCGCAATTCAGTCCTGCTATCAACAAAGGGGCACGTCACCCAGCCACACTCCGTATCATTTACCAATACATATTTTTTCTGTGTTATTTCCAACACATATCATGTTATAAATTCAATTTGAATAGGAGTGTTTAATGAGTAATTCAGTCGTCTCACTGTTTACATTATTCCACGCCTGTATTAACTTGTTCCTAAGGTACTGAGTTATGTTGCAAATTAAGTTACTTTTCTAAAGAGCTGTTTTGATTATTTCCCTTTCCAATGATACTGAGAGATTCGATTCACCTACCTGGGTAAAATCGGAGAAACATACATTACTTCACCTAGCACAGCACGCACAAAGGGCCACCAGATGTGGCAGACCTGTACATCAAATGGAAGGAAGCATTAAGGCAAATTCATACATCGGAAGTGTGTACACATACTGTTCGCTTACCAGAAATGGAGTCCAGCATATACACGAAACGCACATGATGGCCAGCAGCTGAattatcatttcaaaatgatgagaCCTGCCTTGCctgttttgtttgcttttcctttttactcTAATCAGGGTAACTCCAGTGACTGCATTGCAGATGAATGAAATAAAGAGAGATAGCAGTCCTAGGATGGAGAAAAGGAGAAGGTAGCATCGATCACTCCATTCTTTCACCTGCTCTGTCTTATAAAAACACCAAGTTCTGGATGCCTGGATTTCATAGGTTCTTAGGCTGAGGATGGGCAGTGAAGCTATGAACAATGCAAAGAGCCCCACCATCACCAGAATTATTTTCACGTGTTTTGAGGTCATCTTCGTTGAATGGAAAATTGGCTTGGTGACACCAATGCAACGTTCAACCGCCATCACTCCACCAAGCAAGAGTGGGCAAAGGCCAAAGAAGACCATGCACATGCCAAAAATGCTGCAGAGAATGTTTGACTGATCAATGCGTATccagtccctgttggatgcatacaCGAACACCGCTATGGTTCCATTGATGAGGTGGCCAAAAAGGTCCGTGATCACTAGGCTACTGGCGAAGAGGAGGAATGACGCCTTGGACTTCTTCCTAAATCTCTGATACGCCTTCATAAGGATTGCAGTTGCCAGGCTGTTGGATGTTATGCCGACTGTCATAAAGATGAGAGGAAAAATAACTGAAACCTTCTGCTCCGTGTGGCAGGTTAAGTTGGACAGACTCTCAATGCCTGGCAAAGTCCTTCGGTCCGAGCCGTTGAGGAGCATTGTTAGTATGGTTGGCAAGATCTTTAGTGCATTTTAAGAGGACTGGAATAAAAGGGCCCCTGTAATATAAAAGCACATGTGAGAAGTGTCCCATGAATCATGGAAGATTTAGAAACGAATCTGACATtggataatttatttttgtttttcatgtcacaggcAACTCTCAACCGTGGGAAAGTATGTGTGCTCCTTTGTATGGCAATGGGAGTTGAGCAACTCCCTAACACATCTAAATCAAAATGCTTCACCCTGCCTGCCGCCCAATATATTCCTATTTCCATCTTCAGAGCAGCAGTAAAAAAGGAGTTGCCATATACCATCATCAGTTAGGAATTTTAACTAAGCTTTAAGAGGCACACAAACTATTGCCATTTGTACTGTCATATTTAACATACCAGTTTTTAAATCACCTAATAGAGACATTGAACGTTGCTATTTCTTAATGTTTCCACTTTACAGAGACAGAACTGAGGCATAGGCAGCTGCGGTGATTAgccaaatatcacacacacacagcactgtcGTGAAGCGTGGAAGCTACGATTACAACAAGGGTCCACTTGAAATAATCCACATCTCCAAATATAGCGGTGCTTACTGTATACCAAAGCTAGTGCCAATTATTTGAAGAAATGGTGCATAGATAGCAAAACGTGCATCATTTGTTGCTCTGCCACAGAGTAGTACGTTAAGTTGTTTCCAGAAACACATAAAACGCCACAGACGTTTATTACAACTTACAAATAGCTGCTGGGCAATACGTCGTAACAAACGTATATTTGTTATGCATTTCACACAAGCGCACATGCGGTTTGCAAAGACATGAATCATAATTGGCCCTGCGCACAATACAGATATTGTTATCCATATCCATAAAGCGTGAAATGCAGCTGTGATGTGTTCTTGACTAAACCGTGGGCGTGGGATGCACCCCTTAAAGCATTGCTTAAGGTGAATGCATACGGAGGAGAAAAAAAGCGAATACCGATTGTGGGCATTAACTGTTCGAACACTGCAAAAGCAGCTAGTTAAAATGCCCAGCGCACGTGCTAAATTCACACAGCTCTTGCTCGTGACGTGAGTTTATTGGTCGATAATAATTATCGTGAACATGCAGAGGCTTTCTACGTCAAAAATAGTAAGTGTTGGGTTAGAACCCCCCGTCTTTTTATAAGATCTAACAAGACTGCGGGTCACTTTAACAATATGTTCGTTGCCGAAACTAAATAGCGGTCTATGCTAAAGCAGACAAGCAAACTGCAAAGCAGTGTTGATtccttgcacaccatgaaacatgtCGAAAGTATAAATACAAaccaatatttaatatttaaaaatctgGCAAACCAAGGTATTCTACTTCCCTGCAACTCTGATAAACACTGTGCACGTGGCCAGCGGGCTTCCTAAATGTCGTAGCTTAAGTAttaaaacacagccatattggagataaaata is part of the Pleurodeles waltl isolate 20211129_DDA chromosome 4_2, aPleWal1.hap1.20221129, whole genome shotgun sequence genome and encodes:
- the PTGFR gene encoding prostaglandin F2-alpha receptor — translated: MLLNGSDRRTLPGIESLSNLTCHTEQKVSVIFPLIFMTVGITSNSLATAILMKAYQRFRKKSKASFLLFASSLVITDLFGHLINGTIAVFVYASNRDWIRIDQSNILCSIFGMCMVFFGLCPLLLGGVMAVERCIGVTKPIFHSTKMTSKHVKIILVMVGLFALFIASLPILSLRTYEIQASRTWCFYKTEQVKEWSDRCYLLLFSILGLLSLFISFICNAVTGVTLIRVKRKSKQNRQGRSHHFEMIIQLLAIMCVSCICWTPFLVTMANIGIYGNESLETCKTILYALRMATWNQILDPWVYILLRKAVLKKLYGIAIRCCGVEVINLPSWELSSIKNSLKVSAISESPISPNRNKTKLTKSLSADNNMELK